DNA sequence from the Nymphaea colorata isolate Beijing-Zhang1983 unplaced genomic scaffold, ASM883128v2 scaffold0203, whole genome shotgun sequence genome:
GGTTTCGGCTGGTGGATGTCCACAGTGATGGGAATATCAAAGTGGCACCGACGGATCAGCGATTTATTCTTGTTTAGAGTATCAGCGTGCTTCGTTAGCTAGCCATAGGGCTTCACGAATTTGCGATGGGTGCGGTAGAACTACTGATAGACAGGATTGCTGTTCCCGGCTCGACTGTAGTCATAAACTGGCACTTGATACTTGTGCGCAGAGTGAAAGATCCTTCGTACATTCGAAATTACTTGTTGCGGTATTGTCGGGTCTAAATCTGCGTGAACTCTGCGTGTTCTTTGAGGTTTTGGGAGATCTAAGAGGAGTAAGTGTAAATTTTATTGCGCTGGGGGTCTTCGGGGGGTTATGAGAACTTGGAGAAATCTATGTTGCTCTTATTGAAGTATTCTCTTTCCATAGGTTTTATTTATGTTATTATACGATAGTACCGGACATAAAATGAGATAACTCCAGGATTGAAGTATATTTTCACATAAATGTTGGATCCAATTGGATTTATCAACCAGATATTCATCATCTTGGGCTCATACAATCCTCGAGAAAGATTTAGTTTACTTCGTATGTGTCTTTTGTGTGTAAAATGTATTAAATAAATCAATGTGATTGCAGACGATCATAATACTGGTTAGCCTTTTCATCTTCTCCCAGACCTTCATATGCGACTGCAATTTCGGTGATTGTAGCATAGTACATTTGTCCCTTCTGTTGTCCGTAATACTCGAGTGCCTTGCCGTAGACTTCGATGGCTTTCGTGTAGTTTTTAAGAGCAGAGTAACATTTTCCTAGGCCGAAAGCAGAATTGGCGTATGTGCCTTCCTTCAGGTTGTGCTTACTGCATATTCCCACTGCTTGCTCATAGTATCTGATTGCCTCATAGTAATTCCCGTCGTTTTCGTAAATGAGAGCAATGTTGGCCAGTACATTCGCGCAATCAATGCTgtttcttcccttttccttctcGATAATGGATAAGCTCTGCTTGTAGGCTGCCAGACTGGAGGAAAGAGAGCCTTCCAAGTTGTAAGTGGCGCCGAGGTGGTTGTAGACAGTGGCCAAGTGAATATGCTCCTTCCCCTTCTATTTCTAAAGTAGCGAAAGTAGCTTCTGGAAGTGTTTAATAGACTCAAAATAGTTACCCTGATGTTGGTAGACCAATGCCAACGCCATCAGTGTCTGTGAGTATTGCTCTGTAGAGCGTTTACGGATGATTCTTGGAAATTGAgcaaatttttgta
Encoded proteins:
- the LOC116268296 gene encoding uncharacterized protein LOC116268296, whose translation is MPSVTAEHFLALSKMFAHVQAPTLQQESIEFGVDDLLRGRCMFASIDALNSCCEELKQRSPREKGKEHIHLATVYNHLGATYNLEGSLSSSLAAYKQSLSIIEKEKGRNSIDCANVLANIALIYENDGNYYEAIRYYEQAVGICSKHNLKEGTYANSAFGLGKCYSALKNYTKAIEVYGKALEYYGQQKGQMYYATITEIAVAYEGLGEDEKANQYYDRLQSH